A genomic segment from Aspergillus puulaauensis MK2 DNA, chromosome 1, nearly complete sequence encodes:
- a CDS encoding putative MFS lactose permease (COG:G;~EggNog:ENOG410PISH;~InterPro:IPR005828,IPR003663,IPR036259,IPR020846;~PFAM:PF00083,PF07690;~TransMembrane:12 (i42-59o90-110i117-135o147-165i177-197o209-228i300-320o340-357i366-386o406-424i445-466o472-491i);~go_component: GO:0016020 - membrane [Evidence IEA];~go_component: GO:0016021 - integral component of membrane [Evidence IEA];~go_function: GO:0022857 - transmembrane transporter activity [Evidence IEA];~go_process: GO:0055085 - transmembrane transport [Evidence IEA]), with translation MQSFETIISSDGDKRVFGVNNAALHIATLRAKPRLLTKRMMKLYWCIIVATLNSCINGYDGSLMGSINSYRQYREYFGFDVDDGTPTTGIVYAIYTIGNIVGSFFAGPFTDFKGRRVGMAIGALWIIIGTIVQATCTNLGGFMAGRFILGFGVATSATAGPAYVSEMAHPAYRGVMTGLYNVLWFGGGIPGTFIPWRTSFIEGTQSWRIPVWLQMFFSGLVLLLCFTIPESPRWLISCNRHEAAIRVLAEYHGEGDRNSPLVRLEYREMVEDISNVGSDKRWWDYRELFNSREVRYRSMLVVFMAFFGQWSGNGPVSYYYPQMLQGAGISSNNTRLLLQGLQNVVQFSGAIFGALITDRVGRRPQLLFSTLIMVFLFAIITGLNATNVTDGPDGSVVAKSGMTARAQIAMIFVFGFVYSAGWTPNQAMYPVECLRYESRAKGMGMSNFFINIASFYNTFVTGIAFTRARWKYYFLFICWDTLEVVVIYFLFVETSKRTLEELTMIFQQPSPVKASLDKEEIFVSGDDIVEVRRW, from the exons ATGCAGTCGTTCGAGACTATCATCTCCAGTGATGGAGATAAACGCGTGTTCGGGGTCAACAATGCGGCCTTGCACATAGCTACCCTGCGGGCGAAGCCCCGGCTGCTCACGAAGCGGATGATGAAG TTGTACTGGTGCATTATCGTAGCAACCCTCAACTCCTGCATCAACGGATACGATGGCTCCCTGATGGGCTCGATCAATAGCTACCGCCAGTACCGCGAGTACTTCGGCTTCGATGTCGACGATGGAACGCCGACAACGGGGATTGTGTATGCGATTTACACCATTGGAAACATTGTAGGATCGTTCTTTGCGGGGCCGTTTACTGATTTCAAAG GCCGCCGCGTGGGCATGGCTATCGGCGCATTATGGATCATAATCGGAACAATCGTACAAGCAACCTGCACGAACCTGGGTGGGTTTATGGCTGGGCGGTTTATCCTCGGGTTTGGAGTCGCAACTTCAGCAACTGCTGGCCCTGCTTATGTCTCGGAGATGGCACACCCAGCCTACCGCGGCGTGATGACGGGGCTATACAACGTACTGTGGTTTGGAGGCGGGATACCGGGGACGTTCATACCATGGAGAACGAGCTTTATTGAAGGGACGCAGAGCTGGCGCATACCAGTCTGGCTGCAGATGTTTTTCTCGGgattggtgctgttgctctGCTTTACTATTCCAGAG AGCCCCCGATGGCTGATATCGTGTAACCGCCACGAAGCAGCCATCCGCGTCCTCGCTGAATATcacggagaaggagaccGGAACTCCCCGCTGGTCCGCCTGGAATATCGCGAGATGGTAGAGGATATCTCCAATGTCGGCTCTGATAAGCGCTGGTGGGACTATCGCGAGCTCTTCAACAGTCGCGAAGTGCGATATCGCTCGATGCTCGTCGTCTTCATGG CATTCTTCGGCCAATGGTCCGGCAACGGCCCAGTCTCCTACTACTACCCGCAAATGCTGCAAGGCGCCGGAATCTCCTCAAACAACACGCGACTCCTACTGCAGGGCCTCCAAAACGTCGTCCAATTCAGCGGCGCCATATTCGGCGCCCTGATAACAGACCGCGTCGGGCGCAGGCCTCAGCTTCTCTTCTCGACACTCATCATGGTCTTCCTGTTCGCGATCATCACAGGGCTCAATGCCACGAATGTCACGGATGGGCCGGACGGCAGTGTCGTCGCCAAAAGCGGCATGACGGCGCGCGCGCAGATTGCGATGATTTTTGTCTTTGGGTTTGTGTATTCAGCTGGCTGGACGCCGAATCAGGCCATGTATCCCGTCGAGTGTTTGAGGTATGAGAGTCGGGCgaaggggatggggatgagtAAT TTTTTCATTAACATTGCCTCCTTCTACAACACGTTTGTGACGGGAATCGCATTCACGCGCGCCCGGTGGAAGTACTACTTCCTGTTTATCTGCTGGGATACGCTCGAAGTGGTCGTTATTTACTTCCTCTTTGTCGAGACGAGCAAGCGGACGCTGGAGGAACTGACTATGATTTTCCAGCAGCCCAGCCCTGTGAAGGCAAGTCTGGATAAAGAGGAGATCTTTGTTTCTGGGGATGATATTGTGGAGGTTCGGAGGTGGTAG
- a CDS encoding uncharacterized protein (COG:S;~EggNog:ENOG410PZHF), producing the protein MRTHDDFMRDLADSSSPTADAIDRNDTEGEYDRRKKTRMVHPSASICRDWMIVSGNCHYARDKASFATYAPVHTLVKSNTFNPHDEKLVAGVGNVHLPVRRGPNDPGTHVLVLEGVLHIPEAICNGFNPLLVGSSMSCHRDYWEGADARGTPMWFGLPFAGLGRLVLAGGLEGESDLIEGRPYTLSLYISPEEKEAIMSQAMNS; encoded by the coding sequence ATGCGGACGCACGATGACTTCATGCGCGATCTCGCGGATAGCAGCAGCCCAACTGCCGACGCCATAGACCGCAACGATACAGAAGGCGAATACGACCGGCGCAAGAAAACGCGCATGGTGCACCCGTCCGCGTCGATATGCCGCGACTGGATGATCGTGTCGGGGAACTGCCACTACGCGCGCGACAAGGCCTCATTCGCCACATATGCGCCGGTGCACACACTGGTCAAGAGCAATACCTTCAATCCGCATGACGAGAAGCTGGTTGCGGGGGTGGGGAACGTCCATCTGCCCGTTCGGAGGGGCCCCAATGACCCGGGCACGCATGTCCTTGTCCTGGAGGGTGTCTTGCATATCCCCGAGGCGATCTGCAATGGGTTTAACCCGTTATTGGTGGGGAGTAGTATGTCCTGCCATCGGGACTACTGGGAGGGTGCGGATGCGCGGGGGACGCCCATGTGGTTTGGACTGCCGTTTGCTGGGCTGGGCAGGTTGGTGCTtgctggggggttggagggcGAGTCGGATTTGATTGAGGGGAGGCCGTACACGCTGAGTTTGTATATTAGTccagaggagaaggaggcgatCATGAGTCAAGCGATGAATTCTTGA
- a CDS encoding uncharacterized protein (COG:S;~EggNog:ENOG410PX3J): protein MELLRPSDLVCLSLCSHYIFNSIDTHWLRGNKDLNVAALTQVAGDLPDDYCCHYCAKLHATKYVFPPGWLVTGGDWCRGSLANAFREDTFEPLGHLFEAHWAPTRYNFRHNHLLIAMKNYYAGIRTQVTSRSLCYTEVLNWKHDRLVTTLLSVDAYPCILGEGRRTLILQIQQWVVYRGNRESTGALGLTGDVCRLAICAHKYLSSNDVRQYMLSALHRGGWRRDHMPSALRCCPICWIDFTIELRQFETNSKAIVVTKWVDLGAGLELNDPRWYLITNQQIKTTLAGQIIYSPGRARRILDAADPRMGEPAQLSALTAYNQSFLEGDRYVNYLYRGTNGYHSWCGEYYARNPEDLIIRVVP, encoded by the coding sequence ATGGAACTGCTGAGACCGTCTGATCTCGTCTGtctcagcctctgcagccATTATATTttcaacagcatcgacaCGCACTGGCTGAGGGGGAACAAGGACTTGAATGTCGCCGCCCTTACCCAGGTAGCAGGCGACCTTCCGGACGACTACTGCTGCCACTATTGTGCAAAGCTGCATGCTACCAAATATGTATTCCCGCCAGGATGGTTGGTTACAGGCGGCGATTGGTGCAGAGGCAGCCTGGCCAATGCATTCCGCGAAGACACATTCGAGCCGCTGGGACATCTATTCGAGGCCCATTGGGCGCCAACAAGATACAATTTCCGGCACAATCACCTCTTAATCGCCATGAAGAATTACTATGCCGGCATCAGGACCCAAGTTACATCACGGTCTCTGTGCTATACGGAGGTGCTGAACTGGAAGCACGATCGCTTGGTCACCACCCTACTCTCCGTCGACGCCTACCCCTGCATCCTGGGGGAGGGCCGCAGAACCCTAATTCTTCAAATCCAACAATGGGTTGTTTACCGTGGCAACCGGGAGTCCACCGGCGCATTGGGTCTCACAGGAGACGTTTGTCGTTTGGCAATTTGTGCTCACAAATACCTAAGTTCCAACGACGTGCGGCAGTACATGCTAAGTGCCCTGCATAGAGGAGGCTGGCGAAGGGATCATATGCCGAGTGCCCTGAGATGCTGCCCAATCTGCTGGATTGACTTCACCATTGAGCTTCGTCAGTTCGAGACGAACTCCAAGGCAATTGTCGTTACCAAATGGGTGGACCTTGGAGCTGGACTAGAGCTCAATGATCCAAGGTGGTACTTGATCACTAACCAGCAGATCAAAACCACTTTAGCTGGCCAGATAATCTATTCTCCAGGAAGGGCCCGCCGGATATTGGACGCTGCCGACCCCAGAATGGGAGAACCGGCACAGCTTAGCGCTCTGACGGCTTACAACCAGAGCTTCCTGGAGGGAGATAGATATGTGAACTATCTGTACCGGGGCACGAACGGCTACCATAGCTGGTGTGGGGAGTACTATGCACGGAACCCCGAGGATCTAATAATCCGCGTGGTTCCCTGA
- a CDS encoding uncharacterized protein (SECRETED:SignalP(1-22);~TransMembrane:1 (n5-16c22/23o321-342i)), translating into MAPTLISLAALWLAFCMPFIHAEIQYPTTLELDIIYPRPDAKARDEWLPVVFAIQGAEAAYYHGFTMSWFLYPEGGGEFEYVQTYTPSNFEKFHYGMLDSDTAIVIGARSNTATVDTGRYNFTWEFSMVPCTVSGSLTTIESATVVASDSFFVDIVSGDAGNVGDLEDWIDKCPEVGAQVTIARSVISSCPVLGEGNQRHPVKRQMCDTLLLDAEQRGCIHSYFSGIAENGHAYTQDNGTISCKTGFDVLPIEWMDPGFEISTISFSSSTRSSSTSTTASSSTTTEISTATPGVDEAAPTGAESTDNDSNQSDGDESVSPIHLAGLTTLGGCMVVGFIFLGFI; encoded by the coding sequence atggccccAACTCTCATATCATTAGCAGCCCTTTGGCTCGCTTTCTGCATGCCCTTTATTCATGCGGAAATACAGTATCCCACCACCCTAGAACTAGACATCATTTATCCACGTCCCGACGCAAAAGCCCGCGATGAGTGGCTCCCCGTTGTCTTCGCGATCCAAGGTGCCGAAGCGGCATACTACCATGGCTTTACCATGAGCTGGTTTTTATACCCGGAAGGCGGGGGGGAGTTCGAATATGTCCAGACCTACACTCCATCTAATTTCGAAAAATTCCATTACGGAATGCTCGATTCCGACACAGCAATCGTGATCGGTGCCCGCAGCAACACCGCGACTGTTGATACGGGGAGATACAACTTCACCTGGGAGTTCTCTATGGTTCCATGTACCGTCAGCGGCAGTCTGACAACAATAGAAAGTGCGACGGTTGTTGCGTCAGActccttcttcgtcgacatcGTTTCTGGCGATGCGGGCAACGTCGGTGATCTGGAGGACTGGATCGACAAGTGTCCTGAAGTTGGTGCGCAGGTCACGATTGCTAGATCGGTTATTTCGAGCTGTCCGGTTCTTGGAGAGGGCAACCAGAGGCATCCTGTTAAGCGGCAAATGTGCGATacgttgctgctggatgcAGAGCAGCGAGGGTGTATCCATTCATACTTTTCTGGTATTGCCGAGAACGGGCATGCGTATACCCAGGATAATGGAACCATTTCATGCAAGACTGGGTTTGATGTGTTGCCGATAGAGTGGATGGACCCTGGCTTTGAGATATCAACGATCTCTTTTTCATCCTCTACGCGCAGTTCTTCTACTTCTACAACTGCCAGCTCTTCTACGACAACAGAAATTTCGACCGCAACGCCAGGCGTTGATGAGGCTGCTCCGACTGGTGCCGAGTCTACGGATAATGACAGTAACCAGTCAGACGGCGATGAGTCTGTTTCACCTATACATCTGGCTGGTTTGACTACGCTGGGGGGCTGTATGGTGGTTGGCTTTATATTTCTAGGTTTCATTTAA
- a CDS encoding 1-aminocyclopropane-1-carboxylate deaminase/D-cysteine desulfhydrase (COG:E;~EggNog:ENOG410Q28U;~InterPro:IPR036052,IPR027278,IPR001926;~PFAM:PF00291) — protein sequence MVNLPEPFASVPFHRLRYPGPSPIHEFANHALDSSSPIQVWAKRDDQSAPLVCCGNKYRKLEYIIPDILATPGVTTLVTEGGLQSNHAAQTAVVAAKLGLECVLLLNERSGGLSTAESPDIFRSAGNFQVYNLLGAQTRVHSGQCNKDDVLSELRSQGKVPYWIPSGASLHPLGGLGYAQCAFEIATQEAEMDLGGTGRFDYIFLPCGSGSTIAGLIAGFRLLEKASKKENTLPKRQIIGIMVSPKTQQEERVLSIARTVGDKIGLDSERDHSLNDVRLDHRFCGPGYGIFDNNLQSTLGDVAVKEGILMDPVYSGKAARGMLSFLSSGEMMSDAMKNGYTGFEKVNVLFIHTGGQTVFSVYAPLPASV from the coding sequence ATGGTCAACCTCCCAGAACCCTTTGCATCGGTGCCTTTTCATCGTCTTCGGTACCCTGGGCCGTCCCCGATCCACGAGTTTGCAAACCATGCACTAgactcttcctctcccatTCAAGTTTGGGCAAAGCGAGATGATCAATCTGCCCCGCTTGTCTGCTGTGGCAATAAGTACCGCAAGCTAGAGTATATCATCCCTGACATTCTAGCCACACCAGGGGTAACAACCTTGGTCACAGAGGGTGGGCTTCAGAGCAACCATGCCGCTCAAACAGCCGTTGTCGCAGCGAAGCTCGGGCTCGAGTGTGTCTTACTGCTTAACGAGAGGTCCGGGGGTCTTTCCACCGCAGAGAGTCCCGATATCTTTCGTAGCGCTGGGAACTTCCAAGTCTACAACCTTCTTGGAGCCCAGACCCGGGTGCACTCGGGGCAATGTAACAAGGACGATGTTCTGAGTGAACTACGGTCACAGGGCAAAGTGCCTTATTGGATTCCGTCAGGCGCGAGTCTACATCCTCTAGGTGGTCTCGGCTACGCGCAGTGTGCGTTTGAAATCGCAACGCAGGAGGCTGAAATGGACCTTGGAGGGACCGGTCGGTTTGACTATATCTTCCTTCCCTGTGGAAGTGGAAGCACAATTGCAGGCCTCATTGCAGGGTTCCGGCTGCTGGAGAAGGCttcgaagaaagaaaacaccTTGCCAAAAAGACAAATTATTGGCATAATGGTATCGCCGAAGACTCAGCAGGAAGAAAGGGTGCTGTCAATTGCTCGAACGGTCGGAGACAAAATCGGGCTTGACTCTGAGAGAGACCACTCTTTAAATGACGTCCGACTTGATCACCGGTTTTGCGGTCCTGGATATGGCATCTTCGATAATAATTTGCAGAGTACGCTGGGCGATGTGGCTGTCAAGGAGGGAATACTCATGGACCCGGTATATTCGGGGAAGGCAGCACGGGGTATGCTTTCGTTTCTCAGCAGTGGGGAGATGATGTCTGACGCCATGAAGAATGGATACACGGGCTTTGAAAAGGTCAATGTACTTTTCATTCACACCGGTGGTCAGACTGTCTTTTCTGTCTATGCGCCTTTGCCGGCGTCCGTTTAG
- the AAT2_1 gene encoding aspartate aminotransferase, cytoplasmic (COG:E;~EggNog:ENOG410PGES;~InterPro:IPR004839,IPR004838,IPR000796,IPR015424, IPR015421,IPR015422;~PFAM:PF00155;~go_function: GO:0003824 - catalytic activity [Evidence IEA];~go_function: GO:0008483 - transaminase activity [Evidence IEA];~go_function: GO:0030170 - pyridoxal phosphate binding [Evidence IEA];~go_process: GO:0006520 - cellular amino acid metabolic process [Evidence IEA];~go_process: GO:0009058 - biosynthetic process [Evidence IEA]), translated as MLDNPASCIDLSCVPAAPEDPLYRLMREYREDQSARKIDLGIGAYRDEIGKPWVLPVVKKAQDMLHEDPQSNHEYLPIRGLDFFLSAAQNPILGDGSPAIREKRICSFQTISGTGAVYLGASFLARHHSGLEKPVALISNPTWPNHYQILSQCGFKVETYPYYCPTSKGLDITAMLDTLKNAPRASIVILQTCAHNPTGIDPTQEEWKQIASVIRHRGHFPFFDCAYQGFASGDLTRAAWACRYFVEQGLECCIAQSFAKNLGLYGERVGAFHIIVAPGKDASAICNRVATQLAILQRAQISNPPAYGARIASLVLNDEELFSQWQGELRVMSSRLSGIRETVSAQLQARGTPGSWDFLPTQIGMFSYTGLSRPQILHLKDKWHIYMTENGRVSVAGLNPQNIDYFIDAVDDAVRTCN; from the exons ATGCTTGATAACCCGGCGAGCTGTATTGACCTGTCATGCGTTCCCGCAGCCCCCGAAGATCCCCTCTATCGTCTGATGAGGGAATACCGCGAGGACCAAAGTGCGAGAAAGATAGACCTGGGCATAGGCGCCTACAGAGACGAGATCGGAAAGCCATGGGTTCTGCCGGTAGTCAAGAAG GCTCAAGATATGCTACATGAGGATCCTCAATCGAATCACGAATATTTACCCATTAGAGGTCTAGATTTCTTTCTGAGTGCTGCGCAGAATCCTATTCTCGGGGATGGCAGCCCAGCTATCAGAGAAAAGCGG ATCTGTTCTTTTCAAACCATATCAGGGACTGGTGCGGTCTACCTCGGAGCGAGCTTTCTCGCGCGCCATCACTCCGGATTAGAGAAACCAGTTGCTTTGATATCGAACCCAACATGGCCAAACCACTATCAGATCCTCTCCCAGTGCGGATTCAAAGTCGAGACCTACCCCTACTACTGCCCGACGTCAAAAGGCCTCGACATCACCGCAATGCTAGATACTCTAAAGAACGCCCCACGCGCCTCGatcgtcatcctccaaaCCTGCGCCCACAACCCCACAGGTATAGACCCAACTCAAGAAGAATGGAAACAAATCGCCTCCGTGATCCGGCACCGCGGCCACTTCCCCTTCTTCGACTGCGCCTACCAGGGCTTCGCATCCGGGGATCTCACGCGCGCCGCATGGGCCTGTCGCTATTTCGTGGAGCAGGGGCTGGAATGCTGCATTGCGCAGTCCTTTGCCAAGAATCTCGGGCTTTACGGGGAACGAGTCGGGGCTTTTCATATTATAGTTGCCCCTGGGAAAGATGCATCGGCGATTTGTAATCGCGTTGCTACTCAGCTTGCTATCCTGCAACGGGCCCAGATCTCCAACCCGCCTGCGTACGGGGCGCGTATTGCGAGTCTTGTTTTAAATGATGAAGAGCTCTTTTCTCAGTGGCAGGGTGAACTGCGTGTTATGAGTTCGCGCTTATCGGGGATTCGAGAGACCGTTAGCGCGCAGTTGCAGGCGAGGGGGACGCCCGGTTCATGGGACTTTTTGCCGACTCAGATCGGAATGTTCAGCTATACTGGGCTGTCTCGGCCTCAGATCCTGCATTTGAAGGATAAATGGCATATATACATG ACCGAAAACGGACGGGTCTCGGTGGCGGGACTGAATCCGCAAAACATTGATTATTTTattgatgctgttgatgaTGCCGTGCGGACTTGcaattag
- a CDS encoding TDT family transporter (COG:P;~EggNog:ENOG410PI7D;~InterPro:IPR004695,IPR038665;~PFAM:PF03595;~TransMembrane:10 (i44-62o68-93i113-137o143-168i180-204o210-236i248-267o295-316i328-348o354-374i);~go_component: GO:0016021 - integral component of membrane [Evidence IEA];~go_process: GO:0055085 - transmembrane transport [Evidence IEA]), with translation MFDSSGTQAAFDKPATRQPCSRQQGAEDAKLSQWRYIVQNFTPAWFSVNMGTGIVSILLNTLPYNGTWLYWLSIIIFALNVLLFGIFLSITAIRYILYPDIFPVMVAHPAQSLFLGTLPMGFATIVNMFVFVCVPAWGEWAAYFAWAMWIADAIVSVLTCFGIPFIMMTRKSEADLSAMGAAWLLPIVACVVAAASGGIVAEVLPDPQYALATILASYILWGVGVPLALMVIVIYLHRLMLHKLPPKAIIVSTFLPVGPLGQGGYGIQKLGNVAREILPKTHTLHPGTGETLDDMGFLIGLLLWAFGSLWLFFAVSSILRVRKFPFNLGWWAFTFPLGVFTTCTTQLGRDLPSRFFAVLGTVFSVCVVLLWIVVSGLTVHGIYNQTLFVAPCLKDLREKRERNLEAGR, from the exons ATGTTCGATTCGTCAGGAACACAGGCGGCTTTTGACAAGCCAGCTACACGTCAGCCATGCTCTAGGCAACAGGGCGCAGAGGACGCCAAACTTTCCCAATGGCGATACATTGTGCAGAACTTTACACCAGC CTGGTTCTCTGTAAACATGGGAACAGGGATCGTCTCGATTCTCCTCAACACCCTGCCCTACAACGGAACATGGCTTTACTGGCTATCGATCATAATATTTGCCCTCAACGTGCTCCTCTTCGGCATCTTTCTCTCAATAACTGCCATCCGTTATATCCTCTATCCTGATATCTTCCCTGTGATGGTGGCCCACCCGGCCCagtctctcttcctcggaaCGCTGCCCATGGGCTTCGCTACGATCGTGAACATGTTCGTGTTCGTCTGTGTCCCGGCCTGGGGTGAATGGGCGGCCTACTTCGCCTGGGCCATGTGGATCGCAGATGCTATTGTGTCAGTCCTGACGTGCTTCGGGATCCCATTTATCAT GATGACACGAAAGTCCGAAGCAGATCTTTCAGCAATGGGAGCCGCCTGGCTGCTGCCGATTGTAGCATGCGTCGTCGCCGCAGCTTCAGGAGGCATAGTCGCCGAGGTCCTGCCTGATCCGCAGTATGCCCTGGCTACCATCCTCGCCAGTTATATCCTCTGGGGTGTAGGGGTTCCGCTCGCTCTCATGGTGATTGTCATCTACCTCCACCGCCTGATGCTGCACAAGCTGCCCCCGAAGGCCATTATCGTTAGCACATTCCTGCCTGTCGGGCCTCTTGGACAAGGAGGATACGG AATCCAAAAACTAGGAAACGTCGCCCGCGAAATCCTTCCAAAGACGCACACCCTACACCCTGGAACTGGGGAGACACTAGACGACATGGGCTTCCTGATCGGGCTGCTGCTCTGGGCCTTTGGCTCACTctggctcttcttcgccgtcagTTCGATTCTCCGGGTCCGGAAGTTCCCATTTAATCTCGGCTGGTGGGCGTTTACTTTCCCGCTGGGGGTATTCACGACATGCACGACGCAGCTTGGGCGGGATTTGCCCTCGAGGttctttgctgttttgggGACG GTTTTCTCTGTGTGCGTGGTCTTGCTGTGGATTGTGGTTTCGGGGCTCACCGTTCATGGCATTTATAACCAGACTCTGTTCGTGGCGCCTTGTCTGAAAGATCTACGAGAGAAGCGAGAGCGGAATCTTGAGGCTGGGAGGTGA
- a CDS encoding uncharacterized protein (COG:S;~EggNog:ENOG410Q0X1;~InterPro:IPR013783,IPR011483;~PFAM:PF07632;~SECRETED:SignalP(1-19)) produces MQFLLHCLFTIGLLATVQTYPVNFNPRNQMPRTVVTTDMEQDDLASLIRYLLYTNELDTQGLIYSSSRYHWAGDGNGTKFYLPDREYTSPQWTWRWTGTRYIQDIVLKAYAEVYPNLRNHDPFYPSPEELLDSVKIGNIDFEGEMERDTQGSDFIRELLLDTKDSRPLYLQAWGGTSTIARALKSIEEEYSPSSQWANIKATVSTKAVILASGFQDETYEKYIAPQWPDIRVEQFVAAYATWGYNCERGDGNVRGLPDDHVYFTGNWTKTNIQTGPYGKLYRSWLDGQSMPGDQMDLFGDLEKLEANPNQFCDPLGPYDFLSEGDNVVFNPLLKTGIQDPANPALGGWGGRSKQNSSSPNLWQLVENEKNQTGAEDASYTTDRWMAAVQNDFAARMQWTLTPDYELANHPPEVKIANGTTVKARAGSTVTLAGVVSDPDNGTVTTSWWQYLDEGSYPGKVTVTESGNNANVAVPADAKTGQTISIILQGTDDGHFPLTRYGRVFIQVA; encoded by the coding sequence ATGCAGTTCCTCCTTCACTGTCTATTCACCATCGGCCTACTGGCCACAGTCCAGACATACCcagtcaacttcaaccccAGGAATCAGATGCCACGCACCGTAGTAACAACAGACATGGAACAAGACGACCTTGCCTCCCTAATCCGCTACCTCCTCTACACCAACGAACTCGACACCCAGGGCCTAATCTACTCATCCAGCCGGTACCACTGGGCTGGCGACGGCAACGGCACAAAGTTCTACCTCCCAGACCGCGAGTACACAAGCCCACAATGGACCTGGCGCTGGACCGGCACGCGGTATATCCAGGATATAGTCCTCAAAGCATATGCAGAGGTATATCCGAACCTGCGGAACCATGACCCATTCTACCCAAGCCCGGAGGAGTTGTTGGATAGTGTAAAGATCGGGAATATTGACTTTGAGGGCGAGATGGAGCGGGATACGCAGGGGTCGGATTTTATTCGGGAGTTGTTGCTGGATACGAAGGACTCTAGGCCGCTGTATCTCCAGGCCTGGGGCGGGACGAGCACGATTGCGCGCGCGCTGAAGTCTATCGAAGAGGAGTACTCACCGTCCTCTCAATGGGCTAATATCAAGGCCACCGTCTCTACGAAGGCAGTTATCCTCGCGAGCGGGTTCCAGGACGAGACGTACGAGAAGTACATTGCGCCCCAGTGGCCGGACATCCGCGTCGAGCAATTTGTCGCTGCGTATGCGACCTGGGGGTATAACTGCGAGCGCGGGGATGGCAATGTCCGCGGTCTACCAGACGACCATGTCTACTTCACAGGGAActggacgaagacgaatatCCAGACGGGGCCATATGGGAAGCTGTACCGCTCCTGGCTCGACGGGCAGTCCATGCCCGGAGACCAGATGGACTTATTCGGTGATCTGGAGAAGCTAGAAGCGAACCCTAACCAATTCTGTGACCCGCTAGGCCCGTATGACTTCCTATCCGAGGGCGATAATGTGGTATTCAACCCGCTGTTGAAGACTGGGATCCAGGACCCGGCGAATCCGGCCTTGGGTGGCTGGGGTGGGCGGTCGAAGCAGAACAGCAGCTCGCCGAATCTGTGGCAGCTGGTCGAGAATGAGAAGAACCAGACTGGGGCTGAAGATGCAAGTTATACGACAGATCGCTGGATGGCAGCTGTGCAGAATGACTTTGCGGCGAGGATGCAGTGGACCCTTACGCCGGATTATGAACTTGCAAACCATCCGCCAGAGGTGAAGATTGCCAATGGGACTACGGTTAAGGCGAGAGCAGGATCGACTGTTACTCTGGCAGGGGTTGTAAGTGATCCGGATAATGGCACTGTCACTACATCCTGGTGGCAGTATCTCGACGAGGGCTCGTACCCAGGGAAGGTGACTGTGACTGAGTCTGGTAACAACGCAAATGTGGCTGTTCCTGCAGACGCGAAGACCGGGCAAACTATCTCAATTATTCTTCAAGGGACTGATGATGGGCATTTCCCTCTGACTCGCTATGGCCGTGTTTTTATCCAAGTTGCATAG